From a single Glycine soja cultivar W05 chromosome 19, ASM419377v2, whole genome shotgun sequence genomic region:
- the LOC114398183 gene encoding coiled-coil domain-containing protein SCD2-like isoform X1 yields the protein MVKPRFLMVNLCNTIRDRVSSVSSLNLFCILTCLVGFNLFFRKEAALQQREAALRNASKNHGGFQAALQADAETAREETESAFEKLRLMTQRMILTPEEMEEVVLKRCWLARYWGLCVRHGIHADIAEAKYKYWSMLAPNPIEVVLAAAEKAKEETDLDVEDTEGQRDLKELSGEGNIENMLFVEQGLRQLASLKVEEALVVALAQHRRPNMLKAGFSDDLKLPIEGQCDAFELSQEEAEDVSFKQAWLAYIWRRAKRHEIEPDIANERLQHWINHNSMTPTSQDAVDVERGLAEIKRLDIEAQLWDESRRELEEEIGNSNIPGRSDF from the exons ATGGTAAAGCCAAGGTTTTTAATGGTTAACTTATGCAACACCATAAGAGATCGGGTAAGTTCTGTTTCTTCCCTAAACCTTTTTTGTATTCTGACATGTCTTGTtggttttaatttgtttttcagaAAAGAGGCAGCACTGCAACAAAGAGAG GCTGCTCTGAGAAATGCATCAAAGAATCATGGAGGTTTTCAAGCAGCGCTTCAGGCGGATGCTGAG ACTGCAAGGGAGGAGACCGAGTCTGCTTTCGAAAAACTACGGCTTATGACTCAACGAATGATACTCACCCCGGAAGAAATG GAAGAGGTTGTTTTAAAGAGGTGTTGGCTAGCTCGGTATTGGGGTTTATGTGTTCGGCATG GTATTCATGCTGATATTGCGGAAGCAAAATACAAATACTGGTCTATGTTGGCCCCGAATCCGATTGAAGTTGTATTAGCAGCAGCAGAGAAAGCTAAAGAGGAAACAG ACCTCGATGTAGAGGATACAGAAGGTCAACGTGACCTGAAGGAACTTTCTGGAGAGGGAAATATtgaaaacatgctttttgttGAGCAAGGTTTGCGACAATTGGCTTCACTAAAG GTAGAAGAAGCATTGGTGGTTGCATTGGCTCAACATAGGCGACCAAATATGTTGAAAGCTGGTTTTTCAG ATGACCTAAAACTACCAATTGAAGGGCAGTGTGATGCATTTG aattgAGTCAGGAGGAGGCTGAAGATGTATCCTTTAAACAG GCTTGGCTTGCTTACATTTGGAGGAGAGCAAAAAGGCATGAAATAGAGCCTGACATAGCTAATGAGCGTTTGCAGCATTGGATCAATCATAACTCTATGACTCCTACCTCACAAGACGCAGTTGATG TTGAACGTGGACTTGCAGAAATCAAAAGGTTGGATATTGAAGCGCAACTATGGGATGAATCTCGTAGAGAATTGGAGGAAGAGATTGGCAATTCAAACATACCCGGTCGTTCTGACTTTTGA
- the LOC114400098 gene encoding acyl carrier protein 1, chloroplastic-like isoform X2 — translation MATNALAGTSLSMRSLLPQTQAFTSISGLRSASISSFGRKNVSFSLQPRSIRLKISCAAKPETVEKVCKIVKKQLAMPETDVVTGESKFATLGADSLDTVEIVMALEEAFGIAIEEDSAQSIATVQDAADLIEEIVQKSS, via the exons ATGGCCACCAATGCACTCGCTGGCACATCTCTCTCCATGCGATCTCTCCTTCCTCAAACACAG GCATTTACCTCAATTTCTGGCCTGAGATCTGCTTCAATTTCCAGCTTTGGGAGAAAGAATGTTTCTTTTAGCTTGCAGCCACGCTCGATTCGCCTTAAAATTTCCTGTGCT GCTAAACCAGAGACAGTAGAGAAGGTGTGCAAAATAGTAAAGAAGCAGCTGGCTATGCCTGAAACTGATGTTGTGACGGGGGAGTCAAAATTTGCAACTCTTGGTGCTGATTCCCTTGACACG GTTGAGATCGTGATGGCACTTGAGGAAGCATTTGGTATTGCCATTGAAGAGGACAGCGCACAGAGCATCGCTACTGTTCAGGATGCTGCAGATCTTATTGAAGAAATCGTTCAGAAGAGTTCTTAG
- the LOC114400098 gene encoding acyl carrier protein 1, chloroplastic-like isoform X1, whose translation MATNALAGTSLSMRSLLPQTQAFTSISGLRSASISSFGRKNVSFSLQPRSIRLKISCAAAKPETVEKVCKIVKKQLAMPETDVVTGESKFATLGADSLDTVEIVMALEEAFGIAIEEDSAQSIATVQDAADLIEEIVQKSS comes from the exons ATGGCCACCAATGCACTCGCTGGCACATCTCTCTCCATGCGATCTCTCCTTCCTCAAACACAG GCATTTACCTCAATTTCTGGCCTGAGATCTGCTTCAATTTCCAGCTTTGGGAGAAAGAATGTTTCTTTTAGCTTGCAGCCACGCTCGATTCGCCTTAAAATTTCCTGTGCT GCC GCTAAACCAGAGACAGTAGAGAAGGTGTGCAAAATAGTAAAGAAGCAGCTGGCTATGCCTGAAACTGATGTTGTGACGGGGGAGTCAAAATTTGCAACTCTTGGTGCTGATTCCCTTGACACG GTTGAGATCGTGATGGCACTTGAGGAAGCATTTGGTATTGCCATTGAAGAGGACAGCGCACAGAGCATCGCTACTGTTCAGGATGCTGCAGATCTTATTGAAGAAATCGTTCAGAAGAGTTCTTAG
- the LOC114400097 gene encoding uncharacterized protein LOC114400097, whose protein sequence is MVPQSVITQVSDSSGVNAISNVSSSGYGFYDWLFKCHGFWHNATLIIPSFLFVFYLALQARHSLLKVSLARSYIIISYNLCLCLVTLLNLAWCFLQAWECTSGRELTWNLLSLFTTSGMLFLEVSLLAFLLQGNNAGGLEAMKRTFGISTLVVGLDILLKAIYLFVFGIPLFVDSNDHTHHGKWNLWVVHKLLLTAVYGFIMFMYHSGWKETLPAKIAFYKYVAIMFIFNAIATLACGLAGTHAAFAFWLYRVTVVFYHAFYLPFLYTTFLADFFQEENFHLENVYYSEMKDAGFFDTDWE, encoded by the exons ATGGTTCCACAGTCAGTGATAACGCAAGTCTCCGATTCAAGTGGCGTGAATGCGATATCAAACGTTTCTTCTTCTGGCTACGGATTCTACGATTGGCTGTTCAAATGTCACGGATTCTGGCACAATGCCACTCTCATCATCCCCTCCTTCCTCTTCGTCTTCTACTTGGCACTTCAAGCCAGGCACAGCTTACTCAAAGTTTCCCTCGCACGCTCCTATATCATCATTTCGTATAACCTTTGCCTCTGCCTCGTTACTCTGCTCAATCTCGCTTGGTGTTTCCTCCAG GCATGGGAGTGCACGTCTGGGAGAGAGTTGACATGGAATTTGTTATCCTTGTTTACTACTTCCGGAATGCTGTTTTTGGAAGTGAGCTTGCTGGCTTTTTTACTTCAAGGAAATAATGCTGGCGGCTTAGAAGCAATGAAACGAACTTTTGGTATCTCAACGCTCGTTGTTGGTTTGGATATTCTGCTCAAG GCTATATATCTATTTGTATTTGGGATCCCTTTATTCGTCGACAGCAATGATCATACTCATCATGGGAAGTGGAACTTGTGGGTTGTCCACAAGCTGTTGCTCACTGCTGTTTATGGCTTCATAATGTTTATGTACCATTCCGGATGGAAAGAAACGTTGCCTG CAAAAATTGCCTTTTACAAGTATGTTGCTATCATGTTCATTTTTAATGCGATTGCGACACTTGCTTGTGGCCTTGCTGGTACCCATGCTGCGTTTGCTTTCTG GTTGTATCGTGTCACTGTTGTCTTTTACcatgcattttatcttccctttttgtATACAACATTCCTAGCAGACTTTTTCCAG GAGGAAAATTTCCATTTGGAAAATGTGTATTATTCTGAGATGAAAGATGCGGGTTTCTTCGACACGGACTGGGAGTGA
- the LOC114398183 gene encoding coiled-coil domain-containing protein SCD2-like isoform X2, whose translation MHQRIMEVFKQRFRRMLRYPATYLTAREETESAFEKLRLMTQRMILTPEEMEEVVLKRCWLARYWGLCVRHGIHADIAEAKYKYWSMLAPNPIEVVLAAAEKAKEETDLDVEDTEGQRDLKELSGEGNIENMLFVEQGLRQLASLKVEEALVVALAQHRRPNMLKAGFSDDLKLPIEGQCDAFELSQEEAEDVSFKQAWLAYIWRRAKRHEIEPDIANERLQHWINHNSMTPTSQDAVDVERGLAEIKRLDIEAQLWDESRRELEEEIGNSNIPGRSDF comes from the exons ATGCATCAAAGAATCATGGAGGTTTTCAAGCAGCGCTTCAGGCGGATGCTGAGGTATCCAGCAACTTACCTT ACTGCAAGGGAGGAGACCGAGTCTGCTTTCGAAAAACTACGGCTTATGACTCAACGAATGATACTCACCCCGGAAGAAATG GAAGAGGTTGTTTTAAAGAGGTGTTGGCTAGCTCGGTATTGGGGTTTATGTGTTCGGCATG GTATTCATGCTGATATTGCGGAAGCAAAATACAAATACTGGTCTATGTTGGCCCCGAATCCGATTGAAGTTGTATTAGCAGCAGCAGAGAAAGCTAAAGAGGAAACAG ACCTCGATGTAGAGGATACAGAAGGTCAACGTGACCTGAAGGAACTTTCTGGAGAGGGAAATATtgaaaacatgctttttgttGAGCAAGGTTTGCGACAATTGGCTTCACTAAAG GTAGAAGAAGCATTGGTGGTTGCATTGGCTCAACATAGGCGACCAAATATGTTGAAAGCTGGTTTTTCAG ATGACCTAAAACTACCAATTGAAGGGCAGTGTGATGCATTTG aattgAGTCAGGAGGAGGCTGAAGATGTATCCTTTAAACAG GCTTGGCTTGCTTACATTTGGAGGAGAGCAAAAAGGCATGAAATAGAGCCTGACATAGCTAATGAGCGTTTGCAGCATTGGATCAATCATAACTCTATGACTCCTACCTCACAAGACGCAGTTGATG TTGAACGTGGACTTGCAGAAATCAAAAGGTTGGATATTGAAGCGCAACTATGGGATGAATCTCGTAGAGAATTGGAGGAAGAGATTGGCAATTCAAACATACCCGGTCGTTCTGACTTTTGA
- the LOC114400541 gene encoding superoxide dismutase [Cu-Zn]: MVKAVAVLGSSEGVTGTIFFTQEGNGPTTVTGSLAGLKPGLHGFHVHALGDTTNGCLSTGAHFNPNNNEHGAPEDENRHAGDLGNVNVGDDGTVSFSITDSQIPLTGPNSIIGRAVVVHADSDDLGKGGHELSKTTGNAGGRVACGIIGLQG; the protein is encoded by the exons ATGGTGAAGGCTGTGGCAGTTCTTGGCAGCAGCGAGGGTGTCACTGGAACTATTTTCTTCACTCAGGAGGGAAATG GTCCAACCACCGTAACTGGATCTCTTGCTGGTCTTAAGCCTGGTCTCCATGGCTTCCATGTCCATGCCTTGGGGGACACTACCAATGGTTGCCTGTCAACTG GAGCGCATTTCAATCCTAATAACAACGAGCACGGTGCCCCTGAGGACGAGAATCGTCATGCTGGTGATCTTGGGAATGTTAATGTCGGTGATGATG GTACCGTTAGCTTCAGTATTACCGACAGTCAG ATTCCTCTCACTGGACCAAACTCCATCATAGGAAGGGCTGTTGTTGTCCATGCTGATTCTGATGACCTTGGAAAAG GTGGTCATGAGCTTAGCAAAACTACTGGAAATGCTGGTGGCAGAGTAGCTTGTG GTATCATTGGTCTGCAAGGATAA
- the LOC114398908 gene encoding neurofilament heavy polypeptide-like produces MDRRRMYDRQNSSPGTPSSPSSPVNVISPLHRHARAGSTGSAMTNVRRAQNNATKAAAQRLAQVMSQTDDDDEDEDDVPLDYSAIAGSGGIGLGGGRPMPTRSPMAVRSVQDAASARSRSPMPVRAVQEQPPSARSRSPASVRSVQEQPPSARSRSPASVRIDQEQPRSVRGMSSVRSYASSNALAEQPPPRTPTLMNNAEQQPPSARSTPANRTLELSPSARTTIITRSPQPSSANNDQPPSARSTSGRPSGLSKVVPMVPPSVPITLRPASSVGVPPSEPLLDIRKDKRLSLDLGSMKVRENANQQQRPTSHELEDEVVNGSMLDTRSNYYVHACL; encoded by the exons ATGGATCGGAGGAGAATGTACGATAGGCAGAACAGCTCTCCAGGGACGCCGTCCTCGCCGTCCTCGCCGGTGAATGTGATATCGCCGCTGCACCGCCACGCGCGCGCAGGTTCCACCGGCTCCGCCATGACCAACGTCCGGAGAGCGCAGAACAACGCCACCAAAGCCGCCGCGCAGAGACTTGCGCAGGTTATGTCGCAAACCGACGACGATGACGAAGACGAGGACGACGTTCCTCTTGACTATTCCGCGATCGCTGGCAGCGGAGGTATTGGTCTCGGCGGCGGAAGACCAATGCCAACTCGCTCTCCCATG GCAGTTCGGAGCGTTCAGGATGCTGCATCTGCAAGGTCGCGGTCACCAATG CCAGTTCGCGCTGTTCAAGAACAACCTCCATCTGCGAGATCACGTTCCCCCGCG TCAGTTCGCTCCGTTCAAGAACAACCGCCATCTGCTAGATCGCGTTCCCCAGCG TCAGTTCGCATCGATCAAGAACAGCCACGATCTGTGAGAGGCATGTCGAGTGTTCGATCATATGCATCTTCAAATGCTCTAGCTGAGCAACCTCCACCTCGGACACCCACTCTAATGAATAACGCAGAGCAACAACCACCTTCTGCTCGTTCAACGCCAGCAAACCGAACCCTAGAATTGTCTCCCTCCGCTCGCACTACAATAATTACACGGTCGCCTCAACCCAGTAGTGCCAACAATGATCAGCCTCCCTCTGCTCGCTCAACCTCTGGCCGTCCCAGTGGACTTTCTAAGGTGGTTCCCATGGTGCCGCCTAGTGTACCTATTACACTCAGACCAGCCTCTTCTGTTGGTGTTCCTCCCTCTGAGCCTCTTCTTGATATTAGAAAAGACAAAAG ATTGTCACTTGATCTGGGTAGTATGAAGGTAAGGGAAAATGCCAATCAGCAGCAGCGTCCTACTAGTCATGAGCTTGAGGATGAGGTAGTAAACGGGTCCATGTTGGACACTCGATCTAATTATTATGTTCATGCATGCCTTTGA
- the LOC114398909 gene encoding sodium/hydrogen exchanger 2-like, protein MGFGKSLDMGDYLAIGAIFAATDSVCTLQVLNQDETPLLYSLVFGEGVVNDATSVVLFNAIKSFDLNKIDPRIGLHFIGNFLYLFTASTLLGVLAGLLSAYIIKTLYIGRHSTDREVALMMLMAYLSYILAELWYLSGILTVFFCGIVMSHYTWHNVTESSRITTKHAFATLSFVLETFIFLYVGMDALDIEKWRFVSDRPKTSVAVSSVLLGLVLAGRAAFVFPLSFLSNLTKKTQSEKISFREQVIIWWAGLMRGAVSMALAYNQFTLSGHTEQRTNAIMITSTITVVLVSTMVFGLMTKPLIRFLLPVNPLPKRKNSMANIDSSNNSPKSITVPFLGGSQDSENEFDGSEIHRPSSIRALLTTPTHTVHQLWRKFDNSFMRPVFGGRGFVPVAPNSPTARNINQQWH, encoded by the exons ATGGGTTTTGGTAAATCACTGGATATGGGGGATTATCTAG CAATTGGTGCAATATTTGCTGCTACAGATTCTGTCTGCACATTGCAG GTGCTAAACCAGGATGAGACACCTTTACTGTACAGTCTTGTATTTGGCGAGGGTGTTGTGAATGATGCTACATCTGTTGTGCTTTTTAATGCAATAAAAAGTTTTGACCTCAACAAAATTGACCCCAGAATTGGTTTGCATTTTATTGGCAACTTCTTGTATTTGTTCACCGCAAGCACCCTGCTTGGGGTCTTG GCTGGTCTACTTAGCGCTTACATTATTAAAACGCTGTATATTGGCAG GCACTCTACAGATCGTGAGGTTGCTCTTATGATGCTAATGGCATACCTTTCCTACATTCTGGCTGAA TTATGGTATCTGAGTGGCATTCTTACTGTATTCTTCTGTGGGATTGTTATGTCTCATTATACTTGGCATAATGTGACTGAGAGCTCGAGAATAACTACCAA ACATGCTTTTGCAACTCTCTCATTTGTTCTTGAAACCTTTATCTTCCTTTATGTTGGTATGGATGCCTTGGACATTGAAAAGTGGAGGTTTGTTAGTGATAG GCCTAAAACATCTGTCGCTGTGAGTTCAGTATTATTGGGTCTAGTACTTGCTGGAAGAGCAGCCTTTGTTTTTCCCCTATCCTTCTTATCCAACCTCACTAAAAAGACGcaaagtgaaaaaataagtttcaggGAGCAG GTGATAATTTGGTGGGCTGGTCTTATGAGAGGTGCTGTTTCAATGGCACTTGCCTACAATCAG TTCACCTTGTCGGGTCACACTGAACAGCGAACCAATGCCATCATGATCACCAGCACCATTACTGTTGTGCTTGTCAGCACAATG GTGTTTGGTTTGATGACTAAGCCACTCATAAGGTTTTTGCTGCCTGTTAATCCCCTTCCTAAACGCAAAAACAGTATGGCAAATATAGATTCATCTAATAATTCCCCCAAATCAATCACTGTGCCCTTTCTTGGAGGCTCCCAAGATTCTGAAAACGAATTTGATGGCAGTGAAATTCATCGTCCAAGCAGTATTCGTGCCTTACTAACAACTCCAACACATACCGTTCATCAACTATGGCGTAAGTTTGATAATTCATTTATGCGTCCGGTTTTTGGTGGTAGGGGATTTGTTCCTGTAGCTCCGAACTCGCCAACCGCTCGCAACATTAATCAACAGTGGCATTAA